GTACAGTGATGTCTTTTGATAAACccaaaaaatcattattatttgtttgaGCATTACCTTTATTTACCCAAATCTTATAAGAGCTCTTCAATCCTGCGCTACTCATTCAATCCCAGAAgatctccttcctttcttcttccaacCCCAGTGCCATTCTTCCTCAGTTCCGCTTTTCTAATCAAAGAATAATGACCATCTTTTTCCACAAATCCTATCTCAATACACAGTTCACTCCTCAGTTGTCTTGAGGATATGAAAAGGTTATTTGTCAAACCTAAAATAACTCTTTCTATGGATTTCAgtgcaaacaaaatgaaacttaCCGTCTCCTTTACAGACACGGGAATTTCAAAACCTTCATGGCATGAAAAGAATATCCATGTGAACAGAATAGTATCCCAGTTTCCCAAGGATTCATACCATAATTAAACTGGCTATTGAGCTTCTCACAGTTGATAATGTTGAAGCGATAGGGAACTGCTAATTTCATGCCACGGACTTCAAAGTAGAACCACTGGTGATGCTGGTTGGTGTTCACATCTGCATTCATAATTAAGTCATACTCAAACCTGTTaaggaagacaaagaaatggTGCTCATGAACATCCTATCAATCTACCACTGAACCTGCTGAATGTAACCAAACCCATTAATACGCTGTCAAAGAGCTCCATCAAACCTGTGGTATCCAAATGCACCTTTGAATATTCACAATATTTTAGTATGTAAAACTTcatgagctctgctttcccactcctttttctttcaggacaTCTAAACACTGGCAGGTACCATAAGCTCTGCATCATAAAACTTGCTGCCCTGGCTGATGCTTTCAGAAGCCAGCAGAACCCCAACAGGTCATAAAGTGGGCACAGGAGAAAGCCACTGCAGGAATACTTACTCACGCACTTGGATGGCTTTGCGAAGATTACCCGATTCAAACTTGGAGAAGAACGTCAGACAGTCTGGAGCATCTGGGCTTGAGTGACTGCAGTAAATCAAAGCAAAGATACCAAATCAGCAGGTTGCTTCAAAGACAAGTCCACCCAAGCACTTCTCGTATATTAATACAGCTTTTCATAAGCGAGACCCTAAGAAGCAGCAAGAGATTAGCAAATCCATATTCATTCTATCCAATGCAGCATCCTTCTTGACTCTTGCTTAATGATTCtcaatttcatcttttttttctttcccagtaaTCACTTTTGTACCTGATATTTATTGTTCTCTTCATTCTAGTTACTTTCACCCCTGACTTATTCCCACCAGTTCATTAATTACACAAGCCAGCTCCATACAAGCCTTCTGTTATTGTCTGTGATAAGACATAGTACAGGGCAGATGAGAAAAAACTGCAGTCAGTTCCAAAGCAAATCCTTTCCCCGGGGTCATGTACCAAAAATCTACTCTTACAATACACTTTTCCTGTTGGGCCTCACCTACTACATCACTTTTTGCATATCTTTATCTGAAGTTAACCAAGCAGAGCTCACCAGCAGTATCGACAGTGCCACTAGCTACAATATTTGGTATTTAGTTTACCCACCTGGGCTCATCTAAATCAAAAACAGTTCTTCCTATCAAATCACCGGGTTGGATTAAGCGACGAACATCATCCAGTACTTTGTCCctaacaaaaacaggaaaagaaaacaaaacaaccacaatGAATTGTCACAACACGGTGAAAAGTCTCAGTAAAGGTAATCTAGAAGAAGTGTaaaaaggcttaaaaaaattatctttaagAACTGGTAAGAAAGATGAGTCCAGCTAATTCCAGGTGAgctttatctatttatctatttacttAACTATGAGAAAGCTCCTACTCCATTCCCATTACCACAAGTTGGCTTTTGGATGAAACAACTTATTCTACACAATTTTTAATCTTTGCAGTATTCTATCCAGTCTGTTTTATCCCTGGTTTCTTTCCAGTCAATCTCAATCCTCCAACTGGCTAGCATTGCCCCTATAGGAAAATATCTGTCATAACTTTTAGATCTACTCATCTGTCTCCCAGTGAATCCTCATTCCAAATCAGTCTAATTTCTACTCATTATTAAGTTGACGTTTTCTGATTCCAAAAGAAGATCAAATGTGGAATGCCAGATTTACTTCCTGACCTTTGCAGCAATCATGTTATACCCTGAAGCACAATATGATTATTCCCATTTTAGCTGTACAGTTGCACGTTATTACAATcacaaaagcaaagctcttaGAGCAACAGTGCAAGAAGATGGGATCATGAATTTGCCTCTAAATAAGACTTCTAGCTTTTGAATTTGCTACAGAAAGAATTCCCTCTAGATATCAGAAAATAGTGCTACTTCACAAACTCCATTTAATTACTGTTCATCACCTTTAAAGTTTAGCACAGAGTCCAACCTCTTTGTTGTTTGGTTATAGACTCCTGTGTGTATAgactaaaatgaaatgaaatgcaaactaATTGCACAGTCATTGGTGGAACAGAAACAACAGTGGTTACAGAAAGAATCTCCCCTtccaaaacagcattaaaatacagctttcccTTCCACCGTACACCTTAAAtgacaacaaaacagaaacctcTAGCAATGTGCCAAAGGTAAGGCTCgttttcattctttcatcaTGTTGCATGCCATAATTCTGGGTCTTGGTCTAcctgctttaaagaaaaggcACTGACAGATGTTTCTCGGTGCTCTACCCAGCTTTGGGCCTCATCACGAACATAACTACACTGAAACTGAGAGTAATCAATAGCTAGATTAATCAATAGCAGTTTAGAATATGAGATAGGTGAGTGTTTATGGATTTACAGAAGCCATAAAAATCTCACTCCATCCTGGCCTCTGCCCCCTTTATCTACCAGTCAAAGAAAGCAATGCACAGGCAAAATTCACCATTGCTCCACTGATACACAGGCCTGCTAGTTTCTAATCCTGTTCCCAATCTAGATAGATGTGATTTTCTTATCCTCAAGAGTAAAACCTAAACAAAAATATCCTGATCTGCAGCCTATCTTCTTGTGGCAAACAATCCAACACTGGTTCTATAACTTCATAGGTATCTCAGAGACGTGACAGTCAAAACCAAATCATGTTAAAGTGCAATCACCTCTGAACTCCATACTGCCGCTCCAACATGGGCTTGCCATAAGGAGGAGGCTGGTGGCCCCAGAAATCAGGGAATGCCAAATCTCTGTAGGCTGGTATGGACTTGGTACGTTTGGCCCTGGCTATGTAGAAGTGAGGGCTGTGGAATGGGATATTCCCTTGGTGTTCCTCCAGAAgctttgttattatttctgagGTCTCCAATCTCACTGCAGAAGTAGGATCAATTGAAGCCTCGCACTCAGGGTTAAACATCCTTTTGTACCAAGCAGTCTCTTTTGGGAGAGCACATGGAGAAAATGTATGATTCTTGGCTGGGTCTTCTTCATAGGAGTTTGCATTTTGGACTGCTTCTACAATGTCTCTCTTTTCACCCATCAGACTCCTTGagcatttctcctcctttgttgaactctgcagcagagctttgaAATCCTTCTCCCCTGGATCTGATCCTGCCTCTGTGCCACTTTGGGTTCTACATCTACAGTTCGGATCTTTCACAGAATTACCACTAGGAATGAAATGAGGTGAAGTGGAGGGAAGGTTCTGAGTCCTGTCCTCTGacttcttctcttcttcagactcTGAATCAAGCtcctttaaatttaaaaagcagaagaaattaaaagaaacttaaaagaCAGATCATGCCTCCCTTCAGAGAAAACCTTGCaaggaataaagagaaaatacttaCAGATCtcccaaaataataaaattttaaataataaaaaaaaaatttttattaaaaacctACCAGAATTCCTTTATCCACAAAGTTTCTTCAATGGTAGTCCTCCCAGAATAAAAGAGATCAGATTGAGTAATATCTGATCAAAACCCATTGGTATCATAAATTTGGGAAGATAATTCACAAGTTACTGCTGGCAAAAGGAGATCAAACTATCACTTAAAATTCCACCCCTGTCTTCATGCaaaatgtaataatttaaaCCCATTTAATTACCTACAGACACAATAAAACTGACAGCATTGTACAAATAGGAGATACATTCATCCAATGGTCCATTTTCCACTTTCATATTTTAGTCACAGCTTTCCTAAATTCACTCTGAGACTTGTAATGAGCGCAATACTCCTCATTTCTTGCCCCAAATTGCAACAGAGCACTTTGAATGGTGCATTTCAGTGGCAGTGCAatcttctccatttcttctttcaagcCACTAGTTGccagtatttattttccacatctcATTCCAATCCAGATATTGATGTTGAAATTGCCAGCAAGGATACAAATTATTATCTGACAGATTTCTCATATGGCAATTGATTCAGTAGCACTTAGTTAATCCATAGCCAGCCAAATGTGCATCAAACATCATCATTCTCTTTCTATTATTCTTGATTCAGGCCAATAAACTACTGCAAAAAGTcttaatctttgtttttccaaccCTATAAGACACCTAGGTTTGCTTTTGCAATAGTTTTGCCCGGTTATCTCTTGCCAGTATTCCCTTTCAAGTAATTCTTAACTTCATGAATATTCACAAATAAAGGAAGTCATGCCATGACTGTACCTGAAAATTATGGGAAAGTTCAGGACACAAAGCTTCATACTGCTTAAGCTCTTCCTCTGGCCGGTCAAGCTCTGGCCTTGACCTCAATTTGTTTACATCTGTCTCCAAGTCATAATcctacaaaaacagaaatagaaaaatacatgcatatttaaCATGACCCACATGTACTAATGCACGACTGTAAAAGTAATATTCTGCACTGCATTCTTCGTTTCTATTATCATACCAAATCCTACAACTGCTCCCTCCAGACCCATGAAGGCTGTAAACTCAATTAACGTAACAAAAAAATGGAGGCACAAAAAGAGAAACTAGACTGTGAAAAGGGGGAATTTGGAATTTTGCTATCTAGGTACATACCTggaaaaactgtgaaaaaacTCAGTTTAAAAAAGCATCTAGGCCCACTTAAACTTGAACATATTTATAAGCACGTCAGCTTGAGAGGCTCCATAATAAGAGACTTCAGCAGCTACTAGTTGTTTTGGAGCACATCAGTAATTTCCTTTACGTTGTGCAAACAAATAAGCATATGTTCTCAAGGCACAGCTGGTAATATTTTGATTCAAAggaacaaaattattattaaaaaaaaaagtatttcccaAGAAAATCCCAATAATACATCAAAGTAAAACGGCCTCACGGGCTACTGGCAAATTTGGAAAGTTTGATAGGTCTACCTTTGATTTAGACAACCAAATGACATCTCTAATTAAACAGAAAGGCCCAGCTCAGCATCAGAGTTTGCAGGAATCAATTGctcatattttacatttctccCTCAATGTTCTTGATACATAGCTCTAAAACTCTTGCCCAATCAATATTCTGTACTTCATCCCTAGCAAAAATAacccacacaaaacaaatagcaaaacAAACTTTTAGATAGTTATCACTGAAGCAGGGCTAAGAATTACATCTGAATCTTTCACGTTTAAAAGCAACCATGCATCTATGTGCAATTCTCTGTATCAGATTCCAGAACCAAAATGAAGATTTGGTTCAAAAGTTATCTCGGAGAGAAAGGTAAACTGAAAGTCCATTACTTATTCCCTGCTTCGTCATGGGAGATACACAACCAATATACCAAACAGACAGGAGTTAAAACCCATATTCAGAGCAAACTCTTGAGCAAAAGCCACCAAAAAAAATGCTCACTTCTTCTTGGTAAATACTTATGAATAATGAAACGGAACTGAAGCTCATAGGATCTGTTTATGAATAACTAATTAAAGAAGGTAAATTCTCAGTGAGCCTTATTCCTAATAAGCAGCTTGATCAGCTCTAAAATACAGATTAAACATGCAGACAGGGCCAAGTTCAGATGCCGAGCTACTGGTGGGGTTTTcgttgttggtttgttggtttttctactttttatcGTGTGACATATCAAATTAATACTCAGAGAAAAACAGGGCGACAAACGAAATGGCCCTTCCACAGAAGTCTCAATCCTATCTAAGTAGCCCAAACAGAGATATTGAATATTACACCTTATTATTTGTGTGCAGCAGATGATGAAGCTATCTAAGCTCAAATGCCTCAGCTATAGCTTAAAtgatttaatctttttcttatgATAGGTCTATAGCCCAACTATGCTCtgatacaggaagaaaagaagggttAGTCTTGCCTAGGTGCTAAGCCTGGTAATTCATAGGATAAATGTAGCGGACTCATCACTGAAAGATggtcatttcccttttttcaccTTTCAATtatccttttattattttcgCATTCATATAGTGTACCCACATGGAGCACATATATCCACATTCTCTGTTTAGACAATTCATCAGGATGTCAAAATGGACAatgaaaatagtttattttccagtgtatGGATGATATATAAACTGTCATTTGCATACTTACTTCCTCTTTACTCTCCACATCATCTTTATTCAGgtctttttctgtgtcttcctCACTATCACTTTCATTATCATCTGCAGAAGAGAGATACACACAAATGCGTTCAACCTTATATCCCTGTCAGGCCCTCCACAGCAATACGTGCCATCTCATGTGTGGCACACATGCCTTCCAACCAACACAATCCTGATTAAAGCAGATCCCATTTCTTAATCTGGTATAAATGCATTTGGCACTAAATCTCACAGTTTTTAAAGCCCTGTTCTCTTGGAATCAAGCACTGCCTTtcaaaaccatgacaaataTCACCATGATACGCAT
The window above is part of the Coturnix japonica isolate 7356 chromosome 10, Coturnix japonica 2.1, whole genome shotgun sequence genome. Proteins encoded here:
- the AGBL1 gene encoding cytosolic carboxypeptidase 4, encoding MELLFKVITPYSKQKVRTVRAAIEALAALLKSKSNSRRAVNRGYLGGLLRLYQDWHHNDVSNNYINIRRGLLLCLKHITNIQLGRETFLGSRGMEILFTSVQDCLSCKNLDPVVTTVTQILRKCYPKEPLPLVSVRSSYSFPLPGNVKTERPCMGPEGELLKDDNESDSEEDTEKDLNKDDVESKEEDYDLETDVNKLRSRPELDRPEEELKQYEALCPELSHNFQELDSESEEEKKSEDRTQNLPSTSPHFIPSGNSVKDPNCRCRTQSGTEAGSDPGEKDFKALLQSSTKEEKCSRSLMGEKRDIVEAVQNANSYEEDPAKNHTFSPCALPKETAWYKRMFNPECEASIDPTSAVRLETSEIITKLLEEHQGNIPFHSPHFYIARAKRTKSIPAYRDLAFPDFWGHQPPPYGKPMLERQYGVQRDKVLDDVRRLIQPGDLIGRTVFDLDEPSHSSPDAPDCLTFFSKFESGNLRKAIQVREFEYDLIMNADVNTNQHHQWFYFEVRGMKLAVPYRFNIINCEKLNSQFNYGMQLVMYSVKEALQGRPCWLRAGHDISYYKNHYRFSAATGGGTRGKCYYTLTFSIKFPHEDDVCYLAYHYPYTYSAMMSHLDVLEQSRNPKKVYWRQQALCQTLGGNVCPLLTITAMPESRRSDDLEQFWLYALRILRPEDSTP